Within Microcebus murinus isolate Inina chromosome 8, M.murinus_Inina_mat1.0, whole genome shotgun sequence, the genomic segment CCTTCCTAGCAACCGTTTATTGtccctaaacagaattatctatacttcttctcatctctccctcccctctaaaaggcaggtgtaaaaatatctgaattctactggaatatttggaaatcactctgtgattctccccatgtgcatggcAAACaaacctcttcctcttattaattctcttcctcttattaaaccaccttaattgtgagttgatctttcagtgaattttggggggaaagggcaaATTTCCCCTCACCTCCACATAACAAAAGCTGTATGGAAGTGTgattcatatacattttaaaaatagatatgaacaaagaaaaagactaaaaactatacactaaatttttttaaagtttcattagaTGGGGGGGGTTCgagtgtttttttgttacatggatgaattgtgtagtggtgaaatcagggcttttagtacACCTATCACAAAGATATAGAATTAACTTGAGTgcctatcaactgatgagtagataaagaaattgcggtatatgtgtgtgtgcacatataccacatgtgtggtgtatatatatatatatatatacaccacactatgcacacacacacataaaaaggaattaaataatgtcttttacagcaaccaatatttttttttttttttttttttttttttttttatatgtaatgaCTGTAGTAATCAGTTTATTACACAGATTAATCATTCTTGAACGTACAAGCTCCAGAGGAGCAATTGGGTCTTTAAATATACACAAGTATTTCCATCAAATGAATTTTCACCCTTACATCCAAATAGACCTAAGCagttaaaaacataagaaaataagagCTATTAGCTATGAATTAACTGAGAAACCACATACAAACCAAAGAatatggaagagagaaagaagggctAAAAGGCTGAAGGTTGAAGGGGTGGGGAGATGTAAAAGAGTTGGGAACAAAGCCCATCACACTTTATGTACTAATAGCTCCAATCCATTTAAATATTGACCAGTTAAACTTAGACCTTAAAATACAGGATGTGGGTAGAATTAATCTGGTTGGTCATAACTTTCACCCAAGACGCAGGTCCTtcagaataaaatgaatacagaaaCAGCTTCATGTTCTTCACCTTGCTTTACATAACTGTTTTGAGTTTAAATGGATTCCACTTAAAAACAATCTCCTACAGGTCAGTGGAGCTTTTCTTTTCCATCCAAGCACACACCAAACCCACCACCCCTCACACCTTGCCGTTATCCAAATTTAAGTCAATAAGGAAAGCTTTTAGTCTCACACCTAGGTTACGCCTGGAGAAATGGcttgtcacacacacacttctctgcTAGGAGGCAATGTTGGTACAGAAGTACAgtatttctagtttgttgttCCAAGTATGTACAACACGCAGCACTGCTGTATCAGGTAAACATGTGCACAGGGGAAGATGAGGCGTGGGCTCATAGAAAGCAgtcaaatggaaatcaaaaggacTTTCTCTTTCAGAGTTCCCCTATCTTTATTTGTAGAGGTTAtccaataatttctttaattacatCGCATACTTCTGAGTCCATTCCCGAGCTATTCTGTTGTACTTTTCTCTATCTGTTTTGTAGATCCGAGCAATCTCAGGCACTAAAGGATCATCTGGATTGGGATCACACAACAGAGAACAGATGGACAAGAGTACTTTTGAAATAGTTAGTGCTGGAGACCACTGTGACCGTAGAATATCAAGACAAATGCTGCCATTACTGTTAATATTTGGATGATAAATTCTTGTTGTAAATGCAACCTTAGGTGGTTTGAAGGGGTAATCTGTTGGGAAATGAATTGTCAAGAAAAATACTCCACCCTGATATGGACTGTCATTTGGCCCCATTATTGTAGCTTGCCAATGGAACATGTCATCTCCAACAGGACCTGCTGAACATTGTGCTGGGGGATCCCGTGCCAGATCATTCAATTCCTTGTGGATTCTCTTCAGAGCCATGGTGGGAGGCGGGTGGCGGCGGCCCCCGGGGCGGGgacgggggcgggggaggggcggggaaggggcgAGGGAGCCTGAGGCTGCCTCGGCGATCGCGGTCGGCCGGAGAATACGGGAGTTCGGGAGAGGGGGAGTCTGGTGGGACGGGCTGAGGGCCGGGGCCCACTCAGCTCCTGGGCCTGCCGCAGCGGTCACCGCATCACCCGGCGGCGGCCCCTTTATGCGCTGCCGCCCCCCCAATATTTTAATAGTAGTTAAATAGAAGGGTTGtgagtgattttaatttcttctttatgcttttcttaattctcaactatatatatagttggtcgcaactatatatatatattttaaaaagctattaaaattaatattcagaaaagaaagtaggagaggaagaaaagacagaaacaggaaagaagagggagaagagaggagggagaatgaGAACATGAGACTCTGAATCAGGACCACTGAGTTTTATTAATAGTCCCAGTTTTACTGTTAAGAAACCTCCCAGTCTAGTCATTTAATCTTTGTCTCTCAATTTCTCACCCAGCAAATGGGAATTATAATATTAACCCTGTCTCACAGAATTTTTGTCAATAAAAAGAGTATATGAAGGTGCTTTGAAAAAGTATGTGCATTTTGTAACGTTAGATGGCATTGTTATTCATATGGAATATTGTTTAATCACAGCTACCTTTTCTGTAATTTGAATcctcaaacacattttttatcTAAATGATGACATCATATCCATTATTTCCTATGGGACTTTCCAGGCATTTGAGAGAGAGGCCAAAAGTTTCATTCAATCACTAAAAGTGTCtgttttattgaaacaaaaattaaaaatttcttccacTTACCAGAATATCTGAAATCCCCATCTTCCTTATTACCTTAGATTGAAATACTGAATAAATGACCcccaaataagaaattatatgaaaGAGGGAAAATTACTTTCATGCTTCCcattctgtaaaataaaacatgtgaCCAGTGGTTTGTGAATACGATAGAGAAGATACATTGAAGAGTCATAGATCACTAACTACCCTGGGGAaaggtatttttcattttaatgacagAATCTGAGTAGGCAGAGGTTACCTTGTAACCTCAGGTACTTCAAATTAAACTATATAGACTAGCATTTGATACTACCCatggggctgggtgcggtggctcacacctgtggtcctagcattctgggaagccgaggcaggaggatcctttgaagtcaggagtttaacaccagtctgagcaagagagagaccctgtctctactaaaaatagaaagaaattagctggacaactaaaaatatatagaaaaaattaactgggcacggtggcgcatgcctgtagtcccagctactcgggaggctgaggcagaaggatcgcttgagcccaggagtttgaggttgctgtgagctaggctgacgccacagcactctagcctgggcaacagagtgagactctgtctcaaaaaaaaaaagaagagatgtaATACTATCCATGTATTAGCTTCAAACTGCCTCTGTAAGATTACTATGTACTACACATATTCTCCTTCAGCCAAACTGGAATACATTAGATTCTTGCTGCTtgaaaatttaacatttcttctgtatttttaccCATCAAATAGATATAAAATGCTATTACATTGTTgtcttgatttgtatttctctcatcgctaatgattttaaatgtttctttatatttattagctatattcatatattagctgtatatttattagctatatatttcctcttctgagaaatgtcttttaatttctttttctaattttatgtattttttcttattgattggtAGAAGCTACGTATTTTTGATACTGATAATCTTGATATTAATCATGTGTGTATTGTAAATATCTTCTCTCAAtatgacatttttcattttcttcaaggtatcttttgatgaacaaaatatactgttaataattttaatacaacATATCGGTGTTTATAgcagacactttttaaaaatcttgcatAAGATATCTTTCCCTATCCCAAGGTTTAAATCATATTTACTTCCAACTttttttggaagaagaaaaaaaaaagaaaaatcatatttacttatattttttaatatggattttaaaggtttttttttttaaatatttgagttaGTTGACTTAATCCATCTTAAGCTGATTTGTGTATGTGCTAGGGTTAGGGATCCAGTATCACTTTTTTGCATATCTTGCTCTTCCGACTGACCTGACATGCTACTCTGTCATCACCAAATGTTGATTCTTTTGGGGGGACATTTCTAGACTCTCTATTCCATTAGTTAATTTGTCTATCccttcacaaatattaattcaaggCAATCTAAATGACTACAGCTTTATAATAAGAGTGATATCAGTTGGTCAAGACCTCCTCCCTGATCGTCGTTAATTTCTcatagcaatgttttgtagtttttcagtTTCCGGTGGGGAGGACTTGCACAACTTTTGTCAGACCTATCTGTAactatttcattttctgtgatactattataaatagtgctgttTACATCAATTTCCAGTTGTTTGTTGctaatacagagaaataaaattgatttttgaatgttgatctTGTACCTGCAACTTTGCTTAACATACTTATTAGTTCTTGTACCATTTTTTTAGACATCTTAGGGTTTTCCATATAGATAATCACTGTGTTTGTTTTACCATCTTCGGTTTTTAATACTGTagccttttgattttcttttcttctcttattacATTGACTAGGACCTCCATTACAATACTAGCTAGAAATGATAAGAATTGGCATCCCTGCCTTGTTCCCAACCTTaaggggaaagcattcagtttttcaccattaagtatggtGTTATCTATAGGCTTTTTGTAGATGGCCCTTATTGATTTGAAGAAGTGTCCTTCTATTCCTGTTTTGCTGAGTATATTTATCATGGGTGGATGGTGGACTttttcaaatggtttttctgtatctattgagatgactgtagagtttatgtttttttaatatatttatgtgaggaattatatttattgattgttGAATATTACACTATCCTACATTCCCGGGataaatttcagtttttcatGATGTATTATCCCTTTAAAATATGATGGAAATGTGATTGGATttgttttgctaatattttaaaaataattttgcatttatttgtctttgtgttcTATTCATCACATCTGttcttggtttcatttttctttctgccaaAAAAAGTTCTATTCACAGTTCTTGTAGGGAACAtctgctggtgatgaattctctcaggTTGTGTTTGAAtttctggatatagaattctacattgacaaatttctttttctttcagaactttgaAGATGTTGAATCATTGTTGGGGTCTTACACAGTTTCTTACAGTGTCAGCTGTCTTGTATCTTTGTGCTCTATGGATGGCTTTTTTTCCACTatgcttacttttaaaattttctatgtcAGTGATTTTCAGAACTTTATGATGTGCCtctcagtagttttctttttcataaatgttttctctGCTTGTGTTTGCTGCAATTCTCAAATAGCTTGTTTATAGTTTTCAACCTGTTTTAAATTATTCAACCATTgttccttcaaaatatttttgtctctctatctctctcctctccttctggaatttcaattgtacatattttagataactttttattggtttttttcctccttgtagTTCTGTTTGGATAGTTCTATATCTTAGAGTTATCTAATCTTTCTTTCTGAAGTGTCTGGTCTGTTATTAACCCCATccagtatttttcatttcatatattataGTTTTAACTCCTCAAagtttaactttgatttttaaaatatgttccatTTCTCTTGtcatcattttaataatgttcatACTGGGGCCTCCTTTTGGAGTCTCAAACCACCATGCTCTGTTCAGGCTTTTCTGGAGTAATCACGGAGCTTACCTGGTTTGTTTAGCTTTTCTTAGTGATCTTTGTCCTGCCCTTACTATTGCCCAGTGTTTCAAAACCATTGTTTTAGTGATCAGTGCACAAGGGTAATGGCCAtgaccttcatttttgaaagatatttatgCTGGATGTAGAACGCTAGGTTGACCACATTTTTGCTTTCAGCATGTTaaatcatgttttgtttttcagcatgTTAGAGATATTGTTATCTTCTGGTTCATGTTTTTAACAAGAAATTAACTATTATTCTGTTTCCAATGACTTACATTTTCCCTGGTCATAGGTCACATCTTCCTGCTTCTcatgtttagtatttttttacTGGATGCTGGACATTTTTGCCTTACACTGTTGTGTGTTTGGATTTCGTTGTCTTACCAATGTCTGCCTCCTCATCTTAGTGACACCTGTGTACTTTGCTTGGATTCCCCTACCTGTGGCACAGTCTAGAAAGTGTCTCCATGTAGAAATACAGAGGGATCATAGGGCTACTTTATTTGATTCCCTTCTTTCAGGGATCACTTACCTGCACTGCCTGATTTCCAATATTTGAAAGCTACTTTTTTCCTACATCTTACCCAGTTTTTTAGTTGTTTACAGTCAGAGCTGAAATTAAGTACCAGTTACTATGTCACTTTTGCCAGAGGCATAAATTTAgttatattattaaaactaaCTGGCtcgtccgaaggtagtgagttatctcatgtgattgttcacagtcagttacagattgaactccttgttctactactttccaccttcctcactactgcacttgactagtctaaaaaataaaaaaaaaattaaaactaactaTCCAactaaaaagcaaataacaaattAGGGTTTCCATGCATTAACTAAGGAAGGGTATATCATGAACCACAAATTATGACTAATTCAATCCCATACCCTTGAGgtccttttcaaaataaatttttcaaaaagcaatttCACATTTGTGTTCTTTATTACTGCACACAATACTtactgaaaacatatatataatttttgctaTAATGCATAATTGTGGGGCTGGTgtattccctttatttttctctctcgtGGCCTAATTTTCCTAAGTTTTATAAAGAGGTATTATATGTCATAGAAGTATTTCTTATTTGGGACAGACTCAAAGATTTCTGAactaattatttcagaataaaaaagattCTCAGAATTTACTCCATGCTCACGttattccttctttcttacaCATCTCATTTTCTTCTATATCCATTAAAATTCCATGCCTTCTTCTATATCCAGATGATATGTCACCCCCTTTATCCAGCCTTTCCTTGTCAATGCCGTTAAATCAAGacttaggctgggcacagtggctcacgcctgtaatcctagcactccgggaggccaaggcaggaggattgctcaaggtcaggagtttgagaccagcctgagcaagagcgagacccccctctctacgaaaaatagaaagaaattaattggccaactaaatatatggagaaaaaattagctgggcatggtggcacatgcctgtagtcccagctacttgggaggctgaggcagaaggatcgcttgagcccaggagtttgaggttgctgtgagctgggctgacgcctcggcactctactcagggcaacggagtgagactcagtctcaaaaaaaaaaaaaaaaagacttagctTTCTGTCCTCTGTTTCTACATCTTCACATAGGATATTTATCACATTCTAATTTGATTTGTAATTATTTCGTGTACATGTCAATTTTTCTCCCATAGGCTGTGAGTTTATTAAAGGCAAGGATTAAATCTTAATAATCTTTGGGCTGTCCTAGCACGTTGTACTATGCCTGTCAGTCAGTGCTCAGTAAatcattgttgaatgaatggtgGAGGAAAACGGAAGGTCCTCCCAGACAATCTGCCCTAGTCCACTGCTTTCTCCTAAACCACCGGGTCTAGTACCGCAGGCGTCCCTGCTCTCTGAACATGTGCTTGCAAGGTCAATGCTCCGGATGTGGCTGCCGCTCAtgcccccttctctcctcctgaCTTGCCATGAGAGTGGACATTCGCTTCGTTGGTGGTAAGGCTTcgtgttttttctccttttcatctgTTATATTTCTCTGCTAATCCTCTTCCCCTTTTCCAGTCTCGCTCAGTCACTGAGGATCTGGAAGCTTCTGTCAGGTCCAGTACTTTCTGTATGTGTACCTACCCACAAAGTAGTGTGTATCTCAATGATACTGTCTCAGTCCCTCTCCCACGCAGCTTCCAGCATCAACAGTGCTCTGGGCTCAGTGGCTTTTTGTCTCtgtaatctttcttcttttctgtgtttGCATATTTGTTATAGACCACCCCCTGATAACAGAAATAGCCTTCAAATGGCTATGTTCTTTGGAAGGCTGAGTGCGCTGGAGGTCTCAGTGCCACTCAGGCAGAGGAAGGCCCATGAGTGCATTCTCAGGCTATTTGTTGAAATCAGCCCTCAGCTGTTTATGGAGTGACAGCTTCTCAATACACACACTGCCCTAGGCGCTGGACATGCAAAGTCACAGAAGCCTTGGTCTTAAGGAATCTATCATTTAGATGGAGAGattaataagcaaatgaaaaatggaCATACAGTGCAAGGGTGCATAACCAAGAGTGGTTAACAGAGGGGATGCTCTGGGAATGTAAGGAGGACATAACTCTGCCTGGGGAAGGTGAATATGGTGTATCAGTATCTTGGGAAAGGTAACATCTAAGCTGGATCTTCTAGAATGAGTAGGAGTTCATCAAGCAGAGGAGGCCAAATGCTTCAGCAG encodes:
- the LOC105881053 gene encoding ubiquitin-conjugating enzyme E2 D2 — protein: MALKRIHKELNDLARDPPAQCSAGPVGDDMFHWQATIMGPNDSPYQGGVFFLTIHFPTDYPFKPPKVAFTTRIYHPNINSNGSICLDILRSQWSPALTISKVLLSICSLLCDPNPDDPLVPEIARIYKTDREKYNRIAREWTQKYAM